TCCCTCGCCTCGCCTCCCCCGACCGCTCGCCCGTCCACCCGGCGGACCGGCATGATCCCCATCAGGGCGTTGGTGAGAAAGCACCCCTCTGCCGCCGCGAGCTCCCCGGGCTCCACGGGGCGCTCCTCGACCTCCAGCCCGAGCCGCCCGGCGAGCTCCAGCACGACCCCCCGGGCGACGCCGGGGAGCGCCCCGGCGTCTACCTCGGGCGTGATGAGGCCCCCGCCGCGGACGAGAAAGACGTTGGCGGCGGAGGCTCCGGCGAGCATATCCGCGGTGTTTAGCAGGATCGCCTCGTCAGCCCCCCGGACGGCGGCCTCCCGGCGGGCCAGGACGTTCTCCAGGTAGCTCAGGGACTTTATCCGCGCGAGCGGCGAGCGTTCGTTGCGCCGGATGCCGCACGTGATCGCCTCCATCCCCCGCCGGTAGAGCTCCTCAGGGTACGCGTACGGATGAGCCTGCACGACGACCGTGGCCCTCTCTCTTCCCGTGGGCAGCAGGCCGCGCACCTCCGGGACCCCCCGGCTCACCGTGAGGCGCACTGCTCCGTCCTGAAGCCCGTTCGCCTTCACGGTCCGGGCGACCGCCCCGGCCAGCTCCGTCTCCGGCGGAAGGTGCATGCCCAGAACCTCTGCCCCCCGGCGCATCCGGGCGAGGTGTCTCGCCAGCAGCGGGACGCCCCCCTCGCGGCACAGCATGGTCTCGAAGAGCCCGTCCCCGAGCGCGTAGCCCCGGTCGCGTGGATCCAGGCCGGCCTCCCCGGGCGCAAGGAGCCGCCCGTCGATCCATACGAGGGACGACGTCGCCCCCCCGCTCACCACGCCTCCAGTCTCGCCCCGAGGCCCTCTATCACCGCCCGGGCTTTCGCCAGCGTCTCCTCGTACTCGGCCTGCGGGTCCGAATCGGCGACGACCGCTCCGCCGGCCTGCAGGTGGGCCTCCCCCCCGGCCAGGACCAGCGTGCGGATGGCGATGCTGGTGTCCATCTCCCCGGAGAAGCTCATGTACCCGATGGCCCCGCAGTACACCCCACGTCGCACCGGCTCGAGCTCCTCGATGATCTCCATGGCCCGGATCTTGGGCGCCCCGGTGACCGAACCGCCGGGGAAACAGGCCGCAAGTAGCTCCACCGGTCCCTTCCCGGGGGCCAGCTCGCCGGTCACGGTGCTGACCAGGTGCCAGACGGAGGCGTACCCCTCCAGCCCGCAGAGCTCTGGTACCCGCACGGACCCCGTGCGGCAGACCTTGCCGATGTCGTTGCGCAGCAGATCCACGATCATGACGTTCTCCGCCCGGTCCTTGACGCTGCCGGCCAGCAACCGGGCCATCTCCCGGTCTTCCTCGGGGGTCCGACCCCGGGTCCGGGTGCCCTTGATGGGCCGGGTCTGCACCCGACCCCCGGCGAGGCGCAGGAACCGCTCCGGGGAGGCGCTGAGCACCGCGGACTCCCCGAGCCCCAGATACGCCCCGTGGGGGACGGGGGAGAGCTCCCTGAGCCTTCGGTAGAGCGGCCAGGCCCCCGACCCCCAGCCTCCCTCCGGAGCCGACGCCTCCGCCCGCAGCCGGTGCGAGAGGTTGACCTGGAAGATGTCCCCCGCCCGGATGTACTCCCTGGCCCGCTCGACCGCCGCGACGTACGCCTCCCTCCCGGTGTCGGAGCGGAACCGGAGGTGCGCATCCGCTACGTTCGTCCGGTCTTCCCCGCCCGTGCCCTCCAGCAGCTTCGCCAGCTCCTCGAGTCTCGCCCGGGCCGCCTCCTCCGTCCCCACGGGCAGCCCGGTGGAGACGATGTATCCCCCTTCCGAGCCGCGCTCCGCTACCAGCACCCAGTCGTAGAACCCGACCTCCATCTCCGGGAGCGGCGCACCGTCCGGGTTGAGATCGGGCAGCCTCTCGAGCAGCCGGCCGAGATCATAGCCGAAGTACCCTATCGCCCCGCCCACGAGCGGCGGTAGCCCCGGTCGCCACCGGACCCGGTAGCGCGAGAGCAGCTCCGAGAGCACCTCGAAGGGATCCGCCTCCTCCACCCGGTCGCCACACGGTCCCTCCAGCTCCACCCGCCGGCCCCGGCTGCGCAACACCAGAAAGGGCTCCGCCGAAAGATAGGAACGCCCCTCATCCCATCCCCCCGGCATCCCCCCGTCCAGCAACACCGGACGCCGCAGCCCGATCACCCGCGGCATCGCCTCTACCGGAGAGACCGCCACCCGCCGTACCAGCGGCACGACACCCTGCGCTTCCAACACCCCGCTCATAGGCCGGACCATCTTAGCATCAACCTCTGTTGCGCAATAATAAATTGTTTTGTAATATAGAACAAAGAATGGATGGGCGGTCGACGACGGAATCTGGTGCTTGACCCTGAGAGAGACTTATGTTACTTGTTTCGTGTAAAAAAATACTGATCGCAATGCGCAACAAGGTGGGGTTCGGCTTACCTTTTCGGTGAGGGGAAGGTCTCCGGGTGGTTGTGGGATGGAGGTGTGCCATGGAGGACAGGGCGCGGGTGGTGATCATCGGGGCCGGCATCGTGGGGTGCAGTGCGGCCGAGCACCTCACGCGGCTGGGTTGGACGGACGTGGTCGTTCTGGAGCGGGGGCTGCTCTTCGAGGCCGGTGGTTCGACGAGCCATGCGCCGGGGCTGGTCTTCCAGACCAACCCCTCCAGGGCGATGACGCGGCTCGCCAGCTATGGCGTGGAGCGCTATTCGGAGCTCGAGCTGGACGGGAAGCCGTGTTTCTATCCGGTTGGCGGTCTGGAGGTGGCGGCGACCCCTGAGAGGTGGCGGGATCTCAAGCGCCGGCACGGGCTGGCGACCTCTTGGGGCATTGAGTCGCATCTGCTCTCACCCCGGGAGTGTGTCGAGAAGAGCCCGCTTCTGGAGCCCGGCAACATCTACGGTGGTTTCTACGTGCCTTCGGATGGGATCGCCAAGGCGGTGCGCATCTCGGAGGCCATGGCCCGGCTGGCCGAGTCGCGGGGGGCCAGGTTCTACGGCGGGACGGAGGTCACCGGCATCGAGGTGAAGGACGGGCGCGTCCGGGCGGTCGAGACCTCGCGGGGGCGGATAGAGACCGAGGTCGTGCTCAGCTGCGCTGGGATGTGGGGGCCTCGCATCTGTCGGATGGCCGGGGCCTTCCCGCAGCTGCTCGTCCCCATGCAGCACCAGTACGCCGTGACCACCCCTGTGCCCGGGCTCGAGCCCGAGTCCGAGGAGTCGGACCACGTCATCCTCCGGCACCAGGACCACTCGATGTACTTCCGGCAGCAGGGGGAGCGCTACGGCATCGGCTCCTACCGCCACCGGGTAATGCCCGTGGATCCCGACGACATCGGGCGTTCAGGGGAGGGGATGCCCTCCATCATGGAGTTCACCTCCGAGGACTTCCGAGGACCCTGGGAGGAGGCCCGGAGGATGCTGCCCGCGCTGCGGCAGACGGAGATAGAGCACGGCATAAACGGCCTCTTCTCCTTCACCCCCGACGGTGGGCCGCTCATCGGGCCATCTACGGCGGTGCGGGGCTTCTGGGTCGCCGAGGCCATCTGGGTGACGCACGCCGCCGGGGCGGCCCGGGCCGTGGCCGAGTGGATGGTGGAAGGGGCGCCGCAGGTGGATCTCGGCGGGCTTGACGTGAGCCGTTTCGACGAGTACGCCCGGAGCCCCTCCTACGTCATGGCCCGCAGCAGCCAGTCCTTCCGCGAAGTCTACGACATCATCCACCCCATGCAGCCCATGGAGGAGCCCAGGCCCCTCAGGACCAGCCCCTTCTACCCCCGCCAGCGGGAGCTCGGGGCCTACTTCCTGGAGGCCTCCGGCTGGGAGCGCCCGCAGTGGTACGCGGCCAACGAGCCTCTCGTCGCCGGCCGCGACATCCCCGAACGCGACGACTGGAGCGGGCGGTACTGGTCTCCCGTCGTCGGGGCGGAGCACCAGATCACGCGGGAGACCGGGGGGCTCTTCGACCTCGCCTCCCTCAAGAAGGCCGAGGTCGGCGGCCCCGGGGCGCTCGCCTTCCTGCAGCGGATGACCACGGGGCAGATGGATCGTCCGGTGGGCAGCGTCACCTACACCCTGATGCTCGACCCCGGGGGAGGGGTCCGGAGCGACATAACCGTGGCCCGTATCTCCAGGGACCTCTTCCGGCTCGGGCTCAACGGACCGCAGGATGTCGCCTGGCTCCAGAGACATCTGCCCGAGGACGGGTCCGTTTGGCTGCGGGACATCTCCGGCGGGACCTGCTGCGTCGGGGTCTGGGGACCGGCGGCGCGGGAGCTCGTGCAGTCTCTGAGCCCCGACGACCTCTCCGACGAGGCCTTCGGCTTCTTCCAGGTCCGCCGGATACACGTCGGTGAGGTGCCCGTGCTCGCGATGCGGGTCTCCTACGTCGGCGAGCTCGGCTGGGAGCTCTACGCCTCCGCGGACATGGGGTTGCGGCTCTGGGACCTCCTCTACGGGGCTGGCAGGCCCCTCGGGGTCATCCCCGCCGGGCGCGGGGCCTTCGAAGGTCTGCGGCTCGAGAAGGGCTACCGGATGTGGGGCGTGGACGTGACCAACGAGCACGACCCCTACGAGGCCGGGCTCGGCTTCGCGGTCAAGCCGGAGAAGGGGGACTTCATCGGGCGGGACGCCGTGCTCCGGCGCCGGGAGGAGGGGCCGCGCAGGAAGCTCTGCTGCCTCCTGCCCGACGACCCGCGGGTGGTGGTGATGGGCAGCGAGCCCGTCTACGCGGAGGGCAGACCGGTCGGCTACGTTACCAGCGCCGGTTACGGCTACTCGATCGGGCGGAGCATCGCCTACGCCTGGCTCCCGCCCGCCCTTGCCGAGGTCGGTCAGAGGGTCGAGATCGAGTACTTCGGCCGGCGCTACGGCGCCGCGGTGGCCGAGGAGCCGCTCTTCGACCCGGCGATGAAGCGGATGCGGGGCTAGGGAGAGAGGCATGATGGGCATCCGATACGCGGGAGAACACCGGGCTTTGGCCTCCAGCATCCTCGACGCGATCGGCGACACGCCGCTCATAAAGCTCGAAGGCATCTACTGCAAGCTGGAGTACCTCAACCCCTCAGGCTCCATCAAGGCGCGCATCGCCAAATACATGATCGAGAAAGCAGAAAGAGAAGGGCTGCTTAAGCCCGGCGACACCATAGTCGAGGCCACAAGCGGCAACACCGGCAACGCCCTCTCCATGGTGGCGGCCGTCAAAGGCTACAGGATGGTGGTGGTGATGCCCGAGGGGCTCTCTGGAGAGCGGGTGGCCATAAGCCGCTCCTTCGGAGCGGAGATACTGCAGGTAGGGCACTTCCACGTGGATGCGGCGCTAAAGAAGGCGAAAGAGCTTGGGCAGAGGGAGGGCTACTACTGCCCCTCCCAGTTTGAGTCGGAGTGGAACGTGGAGGAGAACCGCACTTGGCTTGGGCCTGAGATACTCGAGCAGCTGGATGCGGGAGGGGTTGTACCGGATGCCCTGGTGATGGGTGTA
The Rubrobacter xylanophilus genome window above contains:
- a CDS encoding aminotransferase class IV encodes the protein MSGGATSSLVWIDGRLLAPGEAGLDPRDRGYALGDGLFETMLCREGGVPLLARHLARMRRGAEVLGMHLPPETELAGAVARTVKANGLQDGAVRLTVSRGVPEVRGLLPTGRERATVVVQAHPYAYPEELYRRGMEAITCGIRRNERSPLARIKSLSYLENVLARREAAVRGADEAILLNTADMLAGASAANVFLVRGGGLITPEVDAGALPGVARGVVLELAGRLGLEVEERPVEPGELAAAEGCFLTNALMGIMPVRRVDGRAVGGGEARELVARLRKEWERFLSGRDPGSPSSVR
- the pabB gene encoding aminodeoxychorismate synthase component I; the protein is MSGVLEAQGVVPLVRRVAVSPVEAMPRVIGLRRPVLLDGGMPGGWDEGRSYLSAEPFLVLRSRGRRVELEGPCGDRVEEADPFEVLSELLSRYRVRWRPGLPPLVGGAIGYFGYDLGRLLERLPDLNPDGAPLPEMEVGFYDWVLVAERGSEGGYIVSTGLPVGTEEAARARLEELAKLLEGTGGEDRTNVADAHLRFRSDTGREAYVAAVERAREYIRAGDIFQVNLSHRLRAEASAPEGGWGSGAWPLYRRLRELSPVPHGAYLGLGESAVLSASPERFLRLAGGRVQTRPIKGTRTRGRTPEEDREMARLLAGSVKDRAENVMIVDLLRNDIGKVCRTGSVRVPELCGLEGYASVWHLVSTVTGELAPGKGPVELLAACFPGGSVTGAPKIRAMEIIEELEPVRRGVYCGAIGYMSFSGEMDTSIAIRTLVLAGGEAHLQAGGAVVADSDPQAEYEETLAKARAVIEGLGARLEAW
- a CDS encoding cysteine synthase family protein; translated protein: MGIRYAGEHRALASSILDAIGDTPLIKLEGIYCKLEYLNPSGSIKARIAKYMIEKAEREGLLKPGDTIVEATSGNTGNALSMVAAVKGYRMVVVMPEGLSGERVAISRSFGAEILQVGHFHVDAALKKAKELGQREGYYCPSQFESEWNVEENRTWLGPEILEQLDAGGVVPDALVMGVGTGGTLIGVGQAFRERNPKARLFAVEPDESCTILCGEVGRHQIEGISDGFVPGIYERHKAIVDGVIAVSSEEAVREMRRLACRYGLFVGPSSGANLVAARRVREEHPELKNIVTLFCDEGEKYISEHFSVRRRGDAAK
- a CDS encoding GcvT family protein; translated protein: MEDRARVVIIGAGIVGCSAAEHLTRLGWTDVVVLERGLLFEAGGSTSHAPGLVFQTNPSRAMTRLASYGVERYSELELDGKPCFYPVGGLEVAATPERWRDLKRRHGLATSWGIESHLLSPRECVEKSPLLEPGNIYGGFYVPSDGIAKAVRISEAMARLAESRGARFYGGTEVTGIEVKDGRVRAVETSRGRIETEVVLSCAGMWGPRICRMAGAFPQLLVPMQHQYAVTTPVPGLEPESEESDHVILRHQDHSMYFRQQGERYGIGSYRHRVMPVDPDDIGRSGEGMPSIMEFTSEDFRGPWEEARRMLPALRQTEIEHGINGLFSFTPDGGPLIGPSTAVRGFWVAEAIWVTHAAGAARAVAEWMVEGAPQVDLGGLDVSRFDEYARSPSYVMARSSQSFREVYDIIHPMQPMEEPRPLRTSPFYPRQRELGAYFLEASGWERPQWYAANEPLVAGRDIPERDDWSGRYWSPVVGAEHQITRETGGLFDLASLKKAEVGGPGALAFLQRMTTGQMDRPVGSVTYTLMLDPGGGVRSDITVARISRDLFRLGLNGPQDVAWLQRHLPEDGSVWLRDISGGTCCVGVWGPAARELVQSLSPDDLSDEAFGFFQVRRIHVGEVPVLAMRVSYVGELGWELYASADMGLRLWDLLYGAGRPLGVIPAGRGAFEGLRLEKGYRMWGVDVTNEHDPYEAGLGFAVKPEKGDFIGRDAVLRRREEGPRRKLCCLLPDDPRVVVMGSEPVYAEGRPVGYVTSAGYGYSIGRSIAYAWLPPALAEVGQRVEIEYFGRRYGAAVAEEPLFDPAMKRMRG